One window of Enterobacter sp. RHBSTW-00175 genomic DNA carries:
- the queE gene encoding 7-carboxy-7-deazaguanine synthase QueE has product MQYPINEMFQTLQGEGYFTGVPAIFIRLQGCPVGCAWCDTKHTWDKLADREVSLFSILAKTKESDKWGAGSSEDLLAIIGRQGWTARHVVITGGEPCIHDLTPLTELLEKNGYSCQIETSGTHEVLCSHATWVTVSPKVSMRGGYDVLSQALERADEIKHPVGRVRDIEALDELLATLSDEKQRVIALQPISQKDDATRLCIETCIARNWRLSMQTHKYLNIA; this is encoded by the coding sequence ATGCAGTACCCGATTAACGAGATGTTCCAGACCCTGCAAGGCGAGGGTTACTTTACCGGCGTTCCCGCTATTTTTATTCGTTTACAGGGATGCCCGGTTGGCTGTGCCTGGTGTGATACCAAACATACGTGGGATAAACTTGCAGATCGGGAAGTGTCGCTGTTTAGCATTCTGGCTAAAACCAAAGAGAGCGATAAGTGGGGCGCGGGGAGTTCAGAAGATCTGCTGGCGATTATCGGTCGTCAGGGCTGGACGGCGCGCCATGTGGTGATCACCGGTGGTGAGCCTTGTATTCACGATTTAACGCCCCTGACAGAGCTGCTCGAAAAGAACGGTTATAGCTGTCAGATTGAAACCAGTGGAACGCATGAAGTGCTTTGTTCTCATGCAACCTGGGTGACGGTTTCACCGAAAGTGAGTATGCGCGGTGGCTACGATGTATTGTCGCAGGCGCTGGAGCGTGCTGACGAAATCAAACACCCGGTTGGCCGCGTACGTGATATCGAAGCGCTGGATGAACTGCTGGCGACGTTGTCTGACGAAAAACAGCGCGTGATTGCTCTTCAGCCTATCAGCCAGAAAGACGATGCCACACGTCTGTGCATTGAAACCTGTATTGCGCGCAACTGGCGCCTGTCGATGCAGACACACAAGTATCTGAATATCGCCTAA
- the rlmD gene encoding 23S rRNA (uracil(1939)-C(5))-methyltransferase RlmD codes for MAQFYSAKRRVTTRQIITVEATDLDSFGQGVARHNGKTLFITGLLPDERAEITLTEDKRQYARGQVKRRLSESPERVVPRCPHFGICGGCQQQHASIDLQQKSKSHALARLIRHDVNDIIADQPWGYRRRARLSLSYQPKTEQLDMGFRKAGSSDIVNIRQCPILVPQLEALLPEVRSCLSELDGIRHLGHVELVLANNGPLMVLRHTAPLSKKDREKLERFSHSHELALFLAPQSEILEQVTGEAPWYASNGLRLTFSPRDFIQVNDGVNQQMIEKALAWLDVQPTDRVLDLFCGMGNFTLPLAQKASSVVGVEGVEALVAKGQENAQLNGLQNVTFFHQNLEEDVTRQPWAKQGFDKILLDPARAGAPGVMQHIIKLAPKRVVYVSCNPATLARDSETLTQAGYQIQRLAMLDMFPHTGHLESMVLFEHI; via the coding sequence ATGGCGCAATTCTACTCTGCAAAGCGACGCGTGACGACGCGTCAGATCATAACTGTTGAAGCCACAGACCTCGATTCCTTTGGTCAGGGGGTCGCTCGTCACAATGGTAAAACCTTGTTTATAACAGGTTTGCTGCCTGATGAACGAGCAGAAATAACCCTGACGGAAGATAAGCGCCAGTATGCCCGTGGCCAGGTCAAACGTCGCCTGAGTGAGAGCCCTGAACGTGTTGTACCACGCTGCCCTCACTTTGGCATATGCGGTGGTTGCCAACAGCAGCACGCCAGTATTGACCTTCAGCAAAAAAGTAAAAGTCACGCACTAGCGCGTCTTATCAGACATGACGTTAATGACATTATTGCAGATCAACCCTGGGGTTACCGCCGCCGCGCCCGCCTGAGTCTCAGCTATCAGCCCAAAACGGAACAGCTGGATATGGGTTTTCGCAAAGCGGGCTCCAGCGATATTGTGAATATCCGACAGTGCCCCATTTTGGTGCCCCAACTTGAGGCATTGCTCCCGGAAGTGCGTTCCTGCCTGTCTGAATTGGACGGCATTCGCCATCTGGGACACGTTGAACTGGTGCTGGCAAACAATGGGCCGCTCATGGTGCTGCGCCATACTGCACCACTGTCGAAAAAAGACCGTGAAAAACTGGAACGCTTTTCGCATTCTCACGAGCTTGCGCTTTTCCTTGCGCCCCAAAGCGAGATACTTGAGCAGGTTACAGGAGAGGCTCCCTGGTATGCGTCAAACGGGCTACGCTTAACGTTCAGTCCGCGTGATTTCATTCAGGTAAACGACGGCGTGAATCAGCAAATGATAGAAAAAGCGCTGGCGTGGCTGGATGTTCAGCCAACTGACCGGGTGCTCGATCTGTTCTGCGGTATGGGCAATTTCACGCTGCCGCTGGCTCAGAAAGCGTCAAGCGTTGTGGGCGTTGAAGGCGTCGAGGCGCTGGTGGCAAAAGGGCAGGAGAACGCTCAGCTTAATGGGTTGCAAAATGTGACATTCTTTCATCAAAATCTGGAGGAAGATGTCACCCGGCAGCCGTGGGCTAAGCAGGGTTTTGACAAGATTTTACTCGACCCGGCGCGCGCTGGCGCACCGGGCGTGATGCAGCATATTATTAAACTCGCACCAAAGCGCGTGGTCTATGTTTCCTGTAACCCGGCCACGCTTGCCAGAGATAGCGAGACATTAACCCAGGCGGGTTACCAAATTCAGCGTCTGGCAATGCTGGACATGTTCCCGCACACTGGGCATCTGGAATCAATGGTGTTGTTCGAGCACATATAA
- the relA gene encoding GTP diphosphokinase, whose product MVAVRSAHLNKAGEFDPQKWIASLGISSQQSCERLTGTWAYCLRTTQGHPNAELLLWRGIEMVEILSMLNMDIETLQAALLFPLADADVVSEDVLVESVGKPVVALIHGVRDMAAIRQLKAAHTDSVSSEQVDNVRRMLLAMVDDFRCVVIKLAERIAHLREVKDAPEDERVLAAKECTNIYAPLANRLGIGQLKWELEDYCFRYLHPAEYKRIAKLLHERRIDREHYIDEFVGGLRQSMKEENVRAEVYGRPKHIYSIWRKMQKKHLAFDELFDVRAVRIVADRLQDCYAALGIVHTHFRHLPDEFDDYVANPKPNGYQSIHTVVLGPGGKTVEIQIRTKQMHEDAELGVAAHWKYKEGTTGGARSGHEDRIAWLRKLIAWQEEMADSGEMLDEVRSQVFDDRVYVFTPKGDVVDLPAGSTPLDFAYHIHSDVGHRCIGAKIGGRIVPFTYQLQMGDQIEIITQKQPNPSRDWLNPNLGYVTTSRGRSKIHAWFRKQDRDKNILAGRQILDDELEHVGISLKEAEKHLLPRYNFNELDELLAAIGGGDIRLNQMVNFLQAQFNKPSAEEQDAAALKQLQQKSYAPQQRSKDNGRVVVEGVGNLMHHIARCCQPIPGDDIVGFITQGRGISIHRSDCDQLAELQSHAPERIVDAVWGESYSAGYSLVVRVTANDRSGLLRDITTILANEKVNVLGVASRSDTREQLATIDMTIEIYNLQVLGRVLGKLNQVPDVIDARRLHGG is encoded by the coding sequence ATGGTTGCGGTAAGAAGTGCACATCTCAATAAAGCTGGTGAGTTTGACCCACAAAAATGGATAGCAAGTCTGGGGATTTCCAGCCAGCAATCGTGTGAACGCTTAACCGGAACCTGGGCTTATTGTCTGCGCACCACGCAAGGGCATCCTAATGCTGAATTGCTGTTGTGGCGCGGTATTGAGATGGTCGAAATCCTCTCCATGCTCAACATGGATATCGAAACACTACAGGCGGCGCTCCTGTTCCCACTCGCAGACGCTGACGTAGTTTCTGAGGATGTGCTGGTGGAGAGCGTCGGCAAACCCGTTGTGGCGTTGATCCATGGCGTACGTGATATGGCAGCTATCCGCCAGCTGAAAGCTGCCCATACAGATTCAGTCTCCTCTGAACAAGTCGATAACGTCCGTCGGATGCTGCTGGCCATGGTGGATGACTTCCGCTGCGTGGTCATCAAACTTGCCGAGCGTATTGCTCACCTGCGCGAAGTGAAGGATGCGCCGGAAGATGAACGTGTGCTGGCGGCTAAAGAGTGTACAAATATCTATGCACCGCTGGCGAACCGTCTGGGTATCGGGCAGCTGAAATGGGAGCTGGAAGATTACTGCTTCCGCTACCTGCACCCGGCGGAATATAAGCGTATTGCCAAGCTTCTGCATGAACGTCGCATTGACCGCGAACACTATATCGATGAGTTTGTCGGCGGGTTGCGTCAGTCGATGAAAGAAGAGAACGTGCGTGCCGAAGTGTACGGTCGACCAAAACATATCTACAGCATCTGGCGCAAAATGCAGAAGAAGCACCTCGCCTTTGACGAGTTGTTTGACGTGCGCGCGGTGCGTATCGTGGCCGATCGCTTGCAGGACTGCTATGCCGCGTTGGGGATAGTGCACACGCACTTCCGCCATCTGCCGGATGAGTTTGATGACTATGTCGCGAACCCAAAACCGAATGGCTACCAGTCTATTCATACCGTGGTACTTGGCCCTGGCGGCAAAACGGTTGAGATCCAGATCCGTACCAAACAGATGCATGAAGATGCCGAGCTGGGCGTTGCTGCGCACTGGAAATACAAAGAAGGCACAACCGGCGGTGCGCGTTCTGGCCATGAAGACCGCATTGCATGGCTGCGTAAACTGATTGCGTGGCAGGAAGAGATGGCGGATTCCGGCGAGATGCTCGACGAAGTTCGTAGCCAGGTCTTTGATGACAGGGTTTATGTCTTTACCCCGAAAGGCGATGTCGTTGACCTGCCAGCGGGGTCTACGCCGCTCGACTTTGCTTACCACATCCACAGCGATGTAGGGCACCGCTGCATCGGCGCAAAAATTGGTGGGCGTATCGTGCCGTTCACCTACCAGCTACAGATGGGCGATCAGATTGAAATTATCACCCAGAAGCAGCCGAACCCAAGCCGCGACTGGCTGAATCCAAACCTGGGCTACGTGACCACCAGCCGCGGGCGCTCCAAAATTCATGCCTGGTTCCGCAAACAGGATCGCGATAAGAACATCCTTGCCGGCCGTCAGATCCTTGATGATGAGCTTGAGCATGTCGGCATCAGCCTGAAAGAGGCAGAGAAGCACCTGCTGCCGCGCTACAACTTTAATGAGCTGGATGAGCTGTTAGCCGCCATCGGCGGGGGCGATATCCGTCTGAATCAGATGGTGAATTTCCTGCAAGCTCAGTTCAACAAGCCAAGTGCGGAAGAGCAGGACGCCGCCGCGCTGAAACAGCTTCAGCAGAAAAGCTATGCTCCACAGCAGCGCAGCAAAGATAACGGCCGCGTGGTGGTAGAGGGCGTCGGTAATCTGATGCACCACATCGCCCGCTGCTGCCAGCCCATTCCGGGTGATGATATTGTCGGCTTTATCACTCAGGGGCGCGGGATCTCTATTCACCGCTCGGATTGCGATCAGCTCGCCGAACTGCAATCCCATGCACCGGAGCGTATTGTCGATGCTGTGTGGGGCGAGAGTTACTCTGCTGGCTATTCGCTGGTGGTGCGCGTCACCGCGAATGACCGCAGCGGTTTACTGCGTGATATCACGACCATTCTTGCCAACGAAAAGGTCAACGTGCTTGGCGTCGCCAGCCGCAGTGATACCCGCGAGCAGCTCGCCACCATCGATATGACTATCGAAATCTACAACCTCCAGGTGCTGGGCCGCGTGCTGGGCAAACTGAATCAGGTACCGGACGTGATTGACGCACGTCGTCTGCACGGCGGTTAA
- the mazG gene encoding nucleoside triphosphate pyrophosphohydrolase: MTQIDRLLGIMKRLRDPENGCPWDKEQTFATIAPYTLEETYEVLDAISREDFDDLRGELGDLLFQVVFYAQMAQEEGRFNFDDICAAISDKLERRHPHIFGDATAENSAEVLARWEQIKSAERAEKSQHSALDDIPLSLPALMRAHKIQKRCSAVGFDWTSLGPVLDKVHEEIDEVMHEAQQAVVDEAKLEEEMGDLLFATVNLSRHLGVKAETALQKANIKFERRFREVERIVASRGLEMTGVDLDVMEEVWQEVKRQESDL, encoded by the coding sequence ATGACCCAAATCGACCGCCTGCTCGGCATCATGAAACGCCTGCGCGACCCGGAAAACGGCTGCCCGTGGGACAAAGAGCAGACTTTTGCCACCATCGCGCCATATACCCTCGAAGAAACCTACGAAGTGCTGGATGCCATCTCCCGTGAAGATTTCGACGATCTGCGCGGTGAGCTGGGTGACCTGCTGTTCCAGGTGGTGTTTTATGCCCAGATGGCACAGGAAGAAGGGCGTTTTAATTTTGACGACATCTGTGCTGCCATCAGCGACAAACTGGAGCGCCGTCATCCGCATATTTTCGGCGATGCTACCGCCGAAAACAGCGCGGAAGTGTTGGCTCGCTGGGAGCAGATAAAAAGCGCTGAGCGCGCTGAAAAATCCCAGCATTCAGCGCTGGATGACATCCCGCTGAGCCTGCCTGCACTCATGCGTGCGCACAAAATCCAGAAACGCTGCTCTGCGGTGGGATTTGACTGGACATCGCTTGGCCCGGTGCTGGACAAAGTGCATGAAGAGATCGACGAAGTGATGCACGAAGCGCAACAGGCAGTTGTGGATGAAGCAAAGCTGGAAGAGGAAATGGGCGATCTGTTGTTTGCGACTGTCAATCTTTCGCGCCATTTGGGTGTAAAAGCGGAAACTGCACTGCAAAAAGCCAACATTAAGTTCGAGCGTCGTTTCCGCGAAGTGGAGCGGATTGTGGCCTCACGCGGCCTGGAAATGACCGGTGTAGACCTCGATGTGATGGAAGAAGTCTGGCAGGAAGTAAAACGCCAGGAATCTGATCTCTAA
- the queD gene encoding 6-carboxytetrahydropterin synthase QueD produces MMSTTLFKDFVFEAAHHLPHVPAGHKCGRLHGHSFMVRLEITGEVDPHTGWIMDFAELKAAFKPTYDRLDHYYLNDIPGLENPTSEVLAKWIWDQMKPLVPLLSAVMIKETCTAGCVYRG; encoded by the coding sequence ATGATGTCCACCACACTGTTTAAAGATTTCGTCTTCGAAGCCGCACACCATCTTCCACACGTCCCTGCCGGGCATAAATGCGGCCGTTTACACGGGCACTCATTTATGGTGCGTCTTGAAATCACGGGTGAAGTCGATCCGCATACTGGGTGGATCATGGACTTTGCTGAGCTGAAAGCGGCGTTTAAGCCGACTTACGATCGCCTGGATCACTACTATCTGAATGATATCCCGGGTCTTGAAAACCCAACCAGCGAAGTGCTGGCAAAATGGATTTGGGATCAGATGAAACCGCTGGTGCCACTGCTGAGCGCGGTGATGATTAAAGAAACCTGCACGGCGGGATGCGTGTATCGCGGATAG
- the pyrG gene encoding glutamine hydrolyzing CTP synthase, with protein sequence MTTNYIFVTGGVVSSLGKGIAAASLAAILEARGLNVTMMKLDPYINVDPGTMSPTQHGEVFVTEDGAETDLDLGHYERFIRTKMTRRNNFTTGRIYSDVLRKERRGDYLGATVQVIPHITNAIKERVLAGGEGHDVVLVEIGGTVGDIESLPFLEAIRQLAVDIGREHALFMHLTLVPYMAAAGEVKTKPTQHSVKELLSIGIQPDILVCRSDRAIPANERAKIALFCNVPEKAVISMKDVDSIYKIPGLLKSQGLDDYICKRFSLSCPEANLSEWEQVIYEEANPAGEVTIGMVGKYIELPDAYKSVIEALKHGGLKNRVSVNIKLIDSQDVETRGVEILKDLDAILIPGGFGYRGVEGKIATARYARENNIPYLGICLGMQVALIEFARNVAGMENANSTEFVPDCKYPVVALITEWRDEDGNVEVRTEKSDLGGTMRLGAQACQLSDDSVVRKLYGESTITERHRHRYEVNNMLLKPIEAAGLRIAGRSGDDQLVEIIEVPNHPWFVACQFHPEFTSTPRDGHPLFAGFVKAASDYQKRQAK encoded by the coding sequence ATGACAACGAACTATATTTTTGTGACCGGCGGGGTCGTATCCTCTCTGGGTAAAGGCATTGCCGCAGCCTCCCTCGCAGCCATTCTTGAAGCCCGTGGCCTCAATGTGACCATGATGAAACTGGATCCGTATATCAACGTCGATCCGGGCACCATGAGCCCAACCCAACACGGGGAAGTGTTCGTTACTGAAGACGGCGCTGAAACCGATCTGGATCTTGGCCACTACGAGCGTTTCATTCGTACCAAAATGACCCGTCGTAACAACTTTACGACTGGCCGTATCTACTCTGACGTTCTGCGTAAAGAGCGCCGCGGTGACTACCTGGGCGCAACTGTGCAGGTTATCCCGCACATCACTAACGCAATCAAAGAACGTGTTCTTGCTGGTGGCGAAGGCCATGACGTTGTGCTGGTTGAAATCGGCGGTACTGTGGGTGATATCGAATCCCTGCCGTTCCTTGAAGCGATTCGTCAGCTGGCGGTAGACATTGGTCGTGAGCATGCACTGTTCATGCACCTGACGCTGGTGCCTTACATGGCTGCCGCAGGTGAAGTGAAAACCAAGCCGACTCAGCATTCCGTTAAAGAGTTGCTCTCTATCGGTATTCAGCCTGATATCCTGGTTTGCCGCTCCGATCGCGCTATTCCGGCCAACGAACGTGCCAAAATTGCATTGTTCTGTAACGTGCCAGAAAAAGCCGTTATTTCAATGAAAGATGTCGATTCCATATATAAAATCCCGGGCCTGTTGAAATCACAGGGCCTGGACGATTATATTTGTAAACGATTCAGCTTGAGCTGCCCGGAAGCAAATCTGTCCGAATGGGAACAGGTTATTTACGAAGAAGCTAACCCGGCAGGCGAAGTGACTATCGGTATGGTTGGTAAGTACATTGAACTGCCAGATGCCTATAAGTCAGTTATCGAAGCGCTGAAACACGGTGGTCTGAAGAACCGCGTCTCCGTTAACATCAAGCTGATTGATTCGCAGGATGTTGAAACTCGCGGCGTTGAAATTCTGAAAGATCTGGATGCTATCCTTATCCCTGGCGGCTTCGGCTACCGTGGTGTAGAAGGCAAGATCGCCACCGCACGCTATGCGCGTGAAAACAATATTCCATACCTCGGCATCTGTCTGGGTATGCAGGTTGCGCTGATCGAATTTGCGCGCAACGTAGCGGGAATGGAAAACGCGAACTCTACGGAATTTGTGCCAGACTGTAAGTACCCTGTAGTGGCGCTTATCACTGAATGGCGCGACGAAGACGGCAACGTCGAAGTCCGTACCGAGAAGAGCGATCTGGGTGGCACTATGCGTCTTGGCGCACAGGCCTGCCAGCTGTCCGACGATAGCGTTGTTCGCAAGCTGTATGGTGAGTCAACCATCACCGAACGTCATCGTCACCGTTATGAAGTCAACAACATGTTGTTGAAACCAATTGAAGCTGCGGGTCTGCGTATTGCGGGCCGTTCCGGGGATGATCAGTTAGTCGAGATCATTGAAGTGCCAAACCATCCGTGGTTTGTTGCCTGCCAATTCCACCCGGAATTTACTTCAACGCCGCGTGACGGACATCCGCTGTTTGCAGGCTTTGTGAAAGCCGCCAGCGATTACCAGAAGCGTCAGGCGAAGTAA
- the eno gene encoding phosphopyruvate hydratase has product MSKIVKVIGREIIDSRGNPTVEAEVHLEGGFVGMAAAPSGASTGSREALELRDGDKSRFMGKGVLKAVGAVNGPIAQAILGKDAKDQAGIDKIMIDLDGTENKSNFGANAILAVSLANAKAAAAAKGQPLFEHIAELNGTPGKYSMPVPMMNIINGGEHADNNVDIQEFMIQPVGAKSLKEAVRMGSEVFHNLAKVLKAKGMNTAVGDEGGYAPNLGSNAEALAVIAEAVKAAGYELGKDITLAMDCAASEFYKDGKYVLAGEGNKAFTSEEFTHFLEDLTKQYPIVSIEDGLDESDWAGFAYQTKVLGDKIQLVGDDLFVTNTKILKEGIEKGIVNSILIKFNQIGSLTETLAAIKMAKDAGYTAVISHRSGETEDATIADLAVGTAAGQIKTGSMSRSDRVAKYNQLIRIEEALGEKAPYNGLKEIKGQ; this is encoded by the coding sequence ATGTCCAAAATCGTTAAAGTCATCGGTCGTGAAATCATCGACTCCCGTGGTAACCCGACCGTTGAAGCCGAAGTTCACCTGGAAGGTGGTTTCGTCGGTATGGCAGCTGCTCCATCAGGTGCTTCTACTGGTTCCCGCGAAGCGCTGGAACTGCGCGATGGCGACAAATCCCGTTTCATGGGCAAAGGCGTACTGAAAGCTGTTGGCGCTGTAAACGGTCCTATCGCTCAGGCAATCCTTGGCAAAGACGCCAAAGACCAGGCTGGCATCGACAAGATCATGATCGATCTGGACGGTACTGAAAACAAATCTAACTTCGGTGCGAACGCAATCCTGGCTGTTTCCCTGGCAAACGCCAAAGCAGCAGCAGCTGCAAAAGGCCAGCCACTGTTCGAGCACATCGCTGAACTGAACGGCACCCCAGGCAAATACTCCATGCCAGTACCAATGATGAACATCATCAACGGTGGTGAGCACGCGGATAACAACGTTGATATTCAGGAATTCATGATTCAGCCAGTTGGCGCGAAATCCCTGAAAGAAGCGGTACGCATGGGTTCTGAAGTGTTCCACAACCTGGCTAAAGTTCTGAAAGCTAAAGGTATGAACACTGCTGTTGGTGACGAAGGTGGCTATGCGCCAAACCTGGGTTCTAACGCAGAAGCTCTGGCAGTTATCGCAGAAGCAGTGAAAGCTGCTGGCTACGAACTGGGCAAAGACATCACCCTGGCGATGGACTGTGCAGCATCTGAATTCTACAAAGACGGTAAATACGTTCTGGCTGGCGAAGGCAACAAAGCGTTCACCTCTGAAGAATTCACTCACTTCCTGGAAGACCTGACCAAACAGTACCCAATCGTTTCTATCGAAGACGGTCTGGACGAATCTGACTGGGCTGGTTTCGCATACCAGACCAAAGTACTGGGCGACAAAATCCAGCTGGTTGGTGACGATCTGTTCGTAACTAACACCAAGATCCTGAAAGAAGGCATCGAGAAAGGCATCGTTAACTCCATCCTGATCAAATTCAACCAGATCGGTTCTCTGACCGAAACTCTGGCTGCGATCAAAATGGCGAAAGACGCGGGCTATACCGCTGTTATCTCTCACCGTTCTGGCGAAACTGAAGACGCTACCATCGCTGACCTGGCTGTTGGTACCGCAGCAGGCCAGATCAAAACCGGTTCTATGAGCCGTTCTGACCGTGTTGCTAAATACAACCAGCTGATTCGTATCGAAGAAGCTCTGGGCGAAAAAGCACCATACAACGGTCTTAAAGAGATCAAAGGCCAGTAA
- a CDS encoding SDR family oxidoreductase, translating to MNTLFITGVTGFLGGAVLEKILNSDQTVNLLLLVRAGNPQEGLERVKENMRKFHVHENTLARLTADDILIGDLANTHDFLSDPRLDQVTHVVNCAAVASFGNNPLIWKVNVEGTLALATRMEQVAGLQRFLHVGTAMSCTPEQDSLVAESAEFRENAEHLVEYTYSKSTIEQLMRQQCPHLPLLIARPSIVVGHTRHGCTPSSSIFWVFSMGLMLQKFMCSMEDKVDVVPVDYCADALLMLLNSSARQGEVVHISAGEESSVRFADIDMAMAEALEKAPVGDKYAQVSYETLVKMRRELKHIFGPCNERLMLKAMRLYGAFATLNVRFSNDKLLSMGMPKPPRFTDYIARCVQTTQGLTIPEQMAVDFK from the coding sequence ATGAATACGTTATTCATTACGGGCGTGACCGGGTTTCTTGGCGGAGCAGTACTCGAAAAAATCCTTAATAGCGATCAGACAGTAAACTTGCTGCTTCTGGTACGTGCCGGCAACCCGCAAGAAGGGCTTGAGCGCGTAAAGGAGAATATGCGCAAATTCCATGTTCATGAGAACACGCTGGCCAGGCTGACAGCGGATGACATCCTCATCGGCGATCTCGCTAACACGCACGACTTCCTGAGCGATCCGCGACTGGATCAGGTTACTCATGTGGTCAACTGTGCGGCCGTCGCTTCCTTTGGTAATAACCCGCTTATCTGGAAAGTAAACGTTGAGGGTACGCTGGCACTCGCTACCCGAATGGAACAGGTGGCAGGTTTACAGCGTTTCCTGCACGTGGGGACAGCCATGTCATGCACGCCAGAACAGGATAGTCTGGTTGCAGAAAGCGCAGAGTTTAGAGAGAACGCCGAACATCTGGTGGAATACACCTACTCGAAATCCACCATTGAGCAGTTGATGCGCCAGCAATGCCCGCACTTACCATTGTTGATTGCCCGCCCGTCGATCGTGGTCGGCCACACACGTCACGGCTGCACGCCTTCGAGCAGTATTTTTTGGGTCTTCAGCATGGGGCTGATGCTGCAAAAATTCATGTGCTCTATGGAAGATAAAGTCGATGTTGTGCCTGTGGATTACTGTGCTGATGCGCTGCTGATGCTGCTCAACAGTTCTGCCCGTCAGGGTGAAGTTGTCCATATTTCGGCCGGAGAAGAGAGCAGCGTTCGCTTTGCTGATATTGATATGGCGATGGCGGAAGCGCTGGAAAAAGCGCCGGTCGGCGACAAATACGCCCAGGTGAGTTATGAAACTCTGGTGAAAATGCGCCGGGAACTGAAGCACATTTTTGGCCCCTGCAATGAGCGCCTGATGCTTAAGGCTATGCGTTTGTACGGTGCGTTTGCCACGCTTAACGTGCGCTTCAGCAACGACAAACTGTTGAGTATGGGGATGCCAAAACCGCCCCGCTTTACGGATTATATCGCCCGCTGTGTGCAGACCACTCAGGGGCTGACAATCCCCGAACAGATGGCAGTCGATTTCAAATAG